The Phyllostomus discolor isolate MPI-MPIP mPhyDis1 chromosome 4, mPhyDis1.pri.v3, whole genome shotgun sequence genome window below encodes:
- the MARCKS gene encoding myristoylated alanine-rich C-kinase substrate: MGAQFSKTAAKGEATAERPGEAAVASSPSKANGQENGHVKVNGDASPAAAEPGAKEELQANGSAPAADKEEPAAAGSGAASPSTAEKEEPAAAPEAGASPAEKEAPSEGEAAEPGSPTAAEGEAASAASSTSSPKAEDGATPSPSNETPKKKKKRFSFKKSFKLSGFSFKKNKKEVGEGGEAEGAAGASAEGGKDEATGGAASAAAEAGAAPGEPAGAPGEEATAGEEGAAGGDPQEAKPEEATVAPEKPPASEEAKAAEEPTKAEEKAEEAGASAAACEAPSAAGPGATPEQEATPAEEAAAAGVSASSACAAPSQEAQPECSPEAPPAEAAE, from the coding sequence GAAAATGGCCACGTGAAAGTAAACGGCGACGCTTCTCCCGCGGCCGCCGAGCCCGGTGCCAAGGAGGAGCTGCAGGCCAACGGCAGCGCTCCCGCCGCCGACAAGGAGGAGCCCGCAGCCGCCGGTAGCGGAGCGGCCTCGCCCTCCACCGCGGAGAAAGAGGAGCCGGCGGCCGCCCCCGAGGCCGGGGCCAGCCCCGCGGAGAAGGAGGCCCCCTCGGAGGGAGAGGCCGCCGAGCCCGGCTCGCCCACGGCCGCAGAGGGGGAAGCCGCGTCGGCTGCCTCCTCGACGTCTTCGCCCAAGGCCGAGGATGGGGCCACGCCCTCGCCCAGCAACGAGACcccgaaaaaaaaaaagaagcgcTTTTCCTTCAAGAAATCTTTCAAGTTGAGCGGCTTCTCCTtcaagaagaacaaaaaagagGTGGGAGAGGGCGGTGAGGCCGAGGGCGCAGCTGGTGCCTCCGCCGAAGGCGGCAAGGACGAGGCCACTGGGGGCGCCGCTTCGGCCGCCGCAGAGGCGGGCGCGGCCCCCGGGGAGCCGGCGGGGGCGCCGGGCGAGGAGGCCACGGCGGGCGAGGAGGGGGCGGCTGGTGGCGACCCGCAAGAGGCAAAACCCGAGGAAGCCACCGTCGCACCCGAGAAGCCACCGGCCAGCGAGGAGGCCAAGGCCGCCGAGGAGCCCACCAAGGCCgaggagaaagcagaggaggctggggccaGCGCCGCCGCCTGCGAGGCGCCCTCTGCCGCTGGGCCCGGCGCGACCCCCGAGCAGGAGGCGACCCCTGCGGAGGAAGCCGCGGCCGCGGGGGTCTCAGCCTCATCAGCCTGTGCAGCTCCCTCACAGGAGGCCCAGCCCGAGTGCAGTCCAGAAGCCCCCCCAGCGGAGGCGGCAGAGTAA